The nucleotide window CCTCAAGGTGCCGGGGTTCGACTGCGGCAACTCGCCAAGCGAGATCAGGGCCGCCGACCTGGCCGGCAAGACCCTCGTCCACTGCACCTCGGCCGGCACGCGCGGGATTTTCGCGGCCATGGACAAGGCCGACCGGGTGCTCACCTGTTCGTTCACCAACGTGACGGCCACGGCCCGGGCCATCCTGGCCGCCGCGCCGGAGACCGTGTCCATCGTGGCCATGGGCAAGGCCGGGGTCGCCCACGCCCCGGAAGACAAGCTGTGCGCCATGTACCTGGCCAACCTCCTCCAGGGCGTGCCCAACGCCTTCGAGGCCATCCCCAAATTTCTGCGCGCCGCGCCCACGGCGGCCATCTTCTTCGGCGAGACCCGCATCGTGCCCGAGGAAGACTTCGACCTGTGCCTGGCCCTGGACGCCTTCGACTTTTTCCTCGAAGCCGAGCGGACGCCCGACGGCCGCCCGGCCCTGACCCGCAAGGAGCTCCCCGAGGGCGATATCGCCCCCGCCCCACCGCGAGCCTCAACTTTGTAGAATTCCGGTCGAAACCATACGTATCGCACGGTTTCGACCGGAACGTCACCGGCGCGGGGGAGGTTTGGCAATGAAAGGCAAGGCGATGGCGACCATGCGGGAAGAAATGTTTTTTGCGGTCTCGCCCCTGATGATCTTTCCCAAGACCCTGGGAAGGTTCCGGGTCTACATCCGCCAGGCCGGCAATTTCGTGCTCTACGCCGCGGAAAACGAGCAGTTCACTCCGCGCCACCGGCAAAAGCTCCACGACGCCGGCGTGACCGAGGTCTACATCCGGGCCGAGCAGCGCCCGGATTACGACCGCTACATCGAAAAGCACCTGCCGCAAATCTTAAACGACAGCGGCATTCCCGTGGAGGAACGGGCCAAGGTCCTCTACACCGCCGCCGATGCCGTGGTGCGCGACGTCTTCGACACGCGCCTGCCCAAGGGCCTGGGCAAGCGCGAATACGCCCGCGTCGCCGGTCTGGTGGAAAAAAGCCTCAACTTCCTGGCCATGGACGAATCGTTGCGGCGCATCGCCGCCCTGGCCTCCCACGACTACAGCGTCCACACCCACAACGTGCACGTGTTCGTCTTCACCACGGCCATCCTCAACACCATGAAGGCCGACGAATACACGCAGGTCCAGGCCGGCATCGGGGCGCTTTTGCACGACATCGGCAAGACCCGCATCCCGGGCGAAATCCTGTCCAAACCCGGGCCGCTCACCCCCGAGGAACGACAGGTCATCAACACCCATCCGGCCAAGGGCATGGCCCTGTGCCAGGAAGTGCCCCTGACCCAGACCGCCGCCCACTGCATCCTCATGCACCACGAGCGCATGGACGGCACCGGCTATCCCGGCGGCCTCCCCGGGGACCTGATCCCCCCCTATGTCCGGGCCCTGACCGTGGCCGACATCTACGACGCCCTGACCACCAACCGGGCCTACGCCGAGGCCATGCCGCCCTTTCAGGCCCTGCGGCTCATGCGCGACGAAATGATCGAAGCCCTGGACCCGGACGCCTTCAAGCGCCTGGTCATGATCCTAAGCGGCGCCAACATGGTGTAAGGAGTTCCCATGGCTTTTTCCCGCGTCAGCTTCACCCCGACCACGGCCAAGGTCGCCTGCCCCCGGTGCGGCCAGCGCCTGACCTACGAGCGCACCTGCCTGCGCATCATGCTCACCTGCCACGCCTGCGGCCGGGAGTTCGACCCGGCCCGCTTCGTGGACCAGCTCGACGACGACTTCGACGAGACCTACGCCAACGTGCCGTTGGACCGCATGTAAGACGAAGAGAAGAAGAGAAGATCGGGGCTCCGCCCCAAGCCCCGCCGGGGGGCATGATGCCCCCCGGACCCCCTCGAAAGGGGGGGATCTTTACGGGCGGGCCCTGGGGCGGCAGGCGCCCTGGCAGCAGCCGCCGGAGAGGAATTCGCTGTAGGCAAAAAGGATGCGGCGCTCCCGGGCAAGCGCCTCCTCGGGCAGGTCCGGCGCCGGCGCGCCCAGGTCCATGGCCCCCTGCCAGGTGGGCACGGCCCGCATGCCCCGGCCGAGCTCGCGGCCGGTGGCCGCTTCGAGCAGCACGGCGTCGCGGGTGTCGGTGACCAGCACCAGGGGCACCCCGCCCGGCCGCCCCTCGGCCCGGTAGACCCGGGCGGCGGCCAGGGCCTCGCGCACGTAGGAACCCGGCTCGCCCGAGCAGAAGATCA belongs to Solidesulfovibrio sp. and includes:
- a CDS encoding 2-phosphosulfolactate phosphatase, encoding MRIRMLELLSGAAAATGTAVVIDVFRACSLACYAFAGGVSRILPVDTVEEAFALKRAHPDYLVAGERECLKVPGFDCGNSPSEIRAADLAGKTLVHCTSAGTRGIFAAMDKADRVLTCSFTNVTATARAILAAAPETVSIVAMGKAGVAHAPEDKLCAMYLANLLQGVPNAFEAIPKFLRAAPTAAIFFGETRIVPEEDFDLCLALDAFDFFLEAERTPDGRPALTRKELPEGDIAPAPPRASTL
- a CDS encoding HD domain-containing phosphohydrolase; the protein is MREEMFFAVSPLMIFPKTLGRFRVYIRQAGNFVLYAAENEQFTPRHRQKLHDAGVTEVYIRAEQRPDYDRYIEKHLPQILNDSGIPVEERAKVLYTAADAVVRDVFDTRLPKGLGKREYARVAGLVEKSLNFLAMDESLRRIAALASHDYSVHTHNVHVFVFTTAILNTMKADEYTQVQAGIGALLHDIGKTRIPGEILSKPGPLTPEERQVINTHPAKGMALCQEVPLTQTAAHCILMHHERMDGTGYPGGLPGDLIPPYVRALTVADIYDALTTNRAYAEAMPPFQALRLMRDEMIEALDPDAFKRLVMILSGANMV
- a CDS encoding dual CXXC motif small (seleno)protein — encoded protein: MAFSRVSFTPTTAKVACPRCGQRLTYERTCLRIMLTCHACGREFDPARFVDQLDDDFDETYANVPLDRM
- a CDS encoding type I restriction enzyme HsdR N-terminal domain-containing protein — protein: MHEESLGNVIRDYLTGEDIAETSYEEFRQALARLLVEEKGYPRERLTPKVGVCFPVDGAQYTRMIDLAAWDAQGRPLLFVIFCSGEPGSYVREALAAARVYRAEGRPGGVPLVLVTDTRDAVLLEAATGRELGRGMRAVPTWQGAMDLGAPAPDLPEEALARERRILFAYSEFLSGGCCQGACRPRARP